Proteins encoded in a region of the Thermocaproicibacter melissae genome:
- the argJ gene encoding bifunctional glutamate N-acetyltransferase/amino-acid acetyltransferase ArgJ: MAEYPYISGGVCAAKGFKAGGVHCGIRKNVRKPDLAMIVSTVPCAAAAVYTKNLVKGAPILVTKENLADGTAQAVICNSGNANTCNADGVQKAMKMCWLAADALGVRPKDVIVASTGVIGQVLPIEPIAAAIPGLAASLTTHGSEDAARAIMTTDTVIKNFAVSCTLGGKEVRIGGIAKGSGMIHPNMGTMLCFLTTDAAISAKALDAALRSAVDVSFNMVSIDGDTSTNDTCAILANGLAENPKINEPEGEDYKTFTEALTQLCVKIARTIAKDGEGASRLLVCEVTGAKDEENAKKAAKGIICSSLFKAAMFGADANWGRVLCALGYCGAETDVTKVGVSFSSKAGSVKVCENGAGIPFSEEEAKKILSEDEITVHVSLGDGNASATAFGCDLTYDYVKINGDYRT; this comes from the coding sequence ATGGCTGAATATCCGTATATTTCCGGCGGCGTCTGTGCCGCGAAAGGATTTAAAGCAGGGGGAGTGCACTGCGGGATTCGGAAAAATGTGCGGAAACCCGACCTTGCCATGATAGTTTCCACCGTGCCGTGCGCTGCTGCTGCGGTTTATACGAAGAACCTCGTCAAGGGTGCGCCGATTCTTGTGACGAAGGAAAATCTGGCAGACGGAACGGCGCAGGCGGTCATCTGCAACAGCGGCAACGCCAACACCTGCAACGCCGACGGCGTGCAGAAGGCCATGAAAATGTGCTGGCTTGCGGCGGATGCGCTCGGCGTCCGCCCGAAGGACGTTATCGTCGCTTCGACGGGCGTCATCGGTCAGGTGCTGCCCATTGAGCCGATTGCGGCAGCTATTCCGGGATTGGCGGCGTCGCTGACGACGCACGGCTCCGAAGATGCGGCGCGCGCGATTATGACAACCGACACCGTCATCAAGAATTTTGCGGTTTCCTGCACGCTCGGCGGAAAAGAAGTCAGAATCGGCGGCATTGCGAAGGGCTCCGGCATGATTCACCCGAACATGGGCACCATGCTCTGCTTTTTGACGACGGACGCGGCCATTTCGGCCAAAGCACTCGATGCGGCTCTGCGCAGCGCGGTCGACGTGAGCTTCAACATGGTGAGTATCGACGGCGACACTTCAACGAACGACACTTGTGCGATTCTCGCAAACGGCCTTGCGGAAAATCCGAAGATCAACGAGCCGGAGGGTGAGGACTACAAAACCTTTACCGAGGCACTGACGCAGCTTTGCGTGAAAATTGCGCGCACAATCGCAAAGGACGGCGAGGGCGCGTCGAGACTCCTCGTTTGCGAAGTCACTGGAGCGAAGGACGAGGAAAACGCAAAGAAGGCCGCAAAGGGAATCATCTGCTCGTCACTGTTTAAGGCGGCAATGTTCGGTGCGGATGCAAACTGGGGGCGTGTGCTTTGCGCACTCGGCTACTGCGGGGCAGAAACCGATGTGACGAAGGTAGGCGTTTCGTTCTCCTCAAAAGCAGGTTCGGTCAAGGTCTGTGAAAACGGCGCCGGAATTCCGTTCAGCGAGGAAGAAGCGAAAAAAATCCTTTCCGAAGATGAAATTACCGTTCATGTTTCGCTCGGCGACGGCAATGCATCCGCAACGGCGTTCGGCTGCGACCTGACGTATGATTATGTGAAAATCAACGGCGACTACCGAACATAA
- the argC gene encoding N-acetyl-gamma-glutamyl-phosphate reductase, with translation MIRAGVIGATGYAGAELVRLLLGHPEVELAAVGSVSFEGQPISDVYPAYYRLCDMTCEPEDAVIEKSDVVFTALPSGLSQTLAKKCRGAGKAFIDMGADFRLKREADYHGWYGNTFQYPDLHEEAVYGLPELFREKIAGTKLVANPGCYTTAVPLALVPALETGLVSPEGIIANCASGVTGSGRKLTQNTHFPELNESMTAYKVACHRHTPEIEQTFRMILGREVTVTFVPHLLPVNRGILATCYAKLLPGTTEKQLREAYEARYGEEFFVRFLPQGRVADIKNVRLSNFCDVSIHVDTRAGMLVAISAIDNMVKGAAGQAIQNMNLMFGIDERTGLTAMPPAF, from the coding sequence ATGATTCGCGCGGGAGTCATCGGCGCGACGGGCTACGCCGGTGCGGAGCTGGTTAGGCTCCTGCTCGGGCACCCGGAAGTGGAGCTTGCCGCCGTCGGTTCGGTCAGCTTCGAAGGGCAGCCCATCAGCGACGTTTACCCGGCGTATTACCGCCTCTGTGACATGACGTGCGAGCCGGAGGATGCGGTCATCGAAAAGAGCGACGTTGTCTTTACCGCGCTGCCGAGCGGACTTTCCCAGACGCTTGCGAAGAAATGCCGCGGCGCCGGCAAAGCGTTCATTGACATGGGCGCCGATTTCCGGCTGAAGAGAGAAGCCGACTACCACGGCTGGTACGGAAACACATTCCAGTATCCGGATTTACACGAAGAAGCGGTTTATGGTCTGCCGGAGCTGTTCCGTGAAAAAATCGCGGGTACAAAGCTCGTGGCAAACCCGGGGTGCTACACGACGGCGGTACCGCTTGCCTTGGTGCCGGCACTGGAAACGGGACTTGTCAGCCCCGAGGGAATCATAGCGAACTGCGCCTCCGGCGTAACAGGTTCAGGCCGCAAGCTGACACAGAACACGCATTTCCCGGAACTGAATGAGAGCATGACAGCCTACAAGGTCGCATGCCACCGGCATACGCCGGAAATCGAGCAGACCTTCCGCATGATTCTCGGCAGGGAAGTGACGGTTACGTTTGTGCCGCACCTGCTTCCGGTGAACCGCGGAATTCTGGCAACCTGCTATGCAAAGCTTTTGCCCGGCACAACGGAAAAACAACTCCGGGAAGCCTATGAGGCTCGTTACGGAGAGGAATTCTTCGTGCGGTTCCTGCCGCAAGGACGCGTTGCGGACATCAAGAACGTGCGCCTTTCCAATTTCTGCGACGTTTCCATCCATGTGGACACGCGCGCGGGAATGCTTGTGGCAATATCGGCCATTGACAATATGGTCAAAGGTGCGGCCGGCCAGGCGATTCAGAACATGAACCTGATGTTCGGCATCGACGAAAGAACAGGGCTTACCGCAATGCCTCCGGCGTTCTGA
- the argH gene encoding argininosuccinate lyase — MKLWAGRFHKELDKTTDDFNSSISFDSRMVKEDIQGSIAHATMLGESGVLAQEEAAKICQGLKDILADLESGKLSIDETAEDVHTFVEGELTARLGDTGKRLHTARSRNDQVAVDLRLYLKKECAELLKLLNGLTETMCRKALEYKGAVMPGYTHMQRAQPVTFGHHLMAYAEMFLRDAGRLQDAVKRMDYCPLGSCALAGTTYPLKRERTAELLGFAGPTQNSLDAVSDRDFCLELSSAIAICMVHLSRLSEEIILWCSWEFKFIELDDAYSTGSSIMPQKKNPDIAELVRGKTGRAVGDMVTLYTMMKGLPLAYDKDMQEDKEAIFDAVDTLSMCLKTVTPMIATMKVLTKNMRAAAAKGFINATDCADYLVGKGVPFRTAYKITGEIVAYCIEHNLTLETLPIETYKKFSENFDEGIYDAISLERCVNGRKVLGGPAPENVEAQAKRVLALLGVKE, encoded by the coding sequence TTGAAGCTTTGGGCCGGAAGGTTCCACAAGGAGCTTGACAAAACAACGGACGATTTCAATTCATCCATTTCATTCGACAGCCGCATGGTAAAGGAAGATATTCAGGGCAGCATCGCCCACGCCACAATGCTCGGCGAAAGCGGCGTACTCGCACAGGAAGAAGCCGCGAAAATCTGCCAGGGACTAAAGGATATTCTCGCCGACCTTGAAAGCGGCAAACTCTCGATTGACGAAACGGCCGAAGATGTTCACACATTCGTGGAAGGGGAGCTGACCGCGCGCCTCGGCGACACCGGCAAGCGCCTGCACACCGCGCGCAGCCGCAACGACCAAGTCGCGGTCGACCTGCGGCTTTATTTGAAAAAGGAATGTGCGGAGCTTCTTAAGCTCCTCAACGGCCTCACGGAGACCATGTGCCGCAAAGCACTGGAATACAAAGGCGCCGTTATGCCGGGCTACACACACATGCAGCGCGCACAGCCCGTGACGTTCGGGCATCATCTCATGGCATACGCCGAAATGTTCCTGCGTGACGCGGGACGTCTGCAGGACGCGGTCAAACGCATGGATTACTGCCCGCTTGGCTCCTGCGCACTGGCAGGGACGACTTACCCGCTCAAAAGGGAGCGCACCGCGGAGCTTCTCGGATTCGCGGGCCCGACGCAGAACAGCCTCGACGCTGTTTCCGACCGCGATTTCTGCCTGGAGCTTTCGTCGGCCATCGCCATCTGTATGGTGCACCTTTCCCGCCTTTCGGAGGAGATCATCCTCTGGTGCTCATGGGAGTTCAAGTTCATTGAGCTGGACGATGCGTACTCCACCGGCTCCAGCATCATGCCGCAGAAAAAGAACCCGGATATTGCCGAGCTGGTTCGCGGCAAGACAGGCCGAGCCGTGGGCGACATGGTGACGCTTTACACTATGATGAAGGGCCTGCCGCTTGCCTATGACAAGGATATGCAGGAGGACAAGGAAGCAATTTTCGACGCCGTCGATACGCTTTCGATGTGCCTGAAAACCGTCACGCCGATGATTGCGACGATGAAGGTGCTCACGAAGAATATGCGCGCCGCCGCCGCAAAGGGATTCATCAATGCGACGGACTGCGCCGATTACCTCGTGGGCAAAGGGGTGCCGTTCCGCACGGCGTATAAAATCACCGGCGAAATTGTGGCTTACTGCATCGAGCACAATCTCACGCTGGAAACATTGCCGATTGAAACATATAAAAAATTCAGCGAAAACTTCGACGAAGGCATCTACGATGCCATTTCCTTGGAGCGCTGTGTAAACGGCCGAAAGGTTCTCGGCGGACCAGCGCCCGAAAACGTGGAAGCTCAGGCAAAACGAGTGCTCGCTTTGCTGGGGGTGAAAGAATGA
- a CDS encoding argininosuccinate synthase, which yields MEKEIKKVVLAYSGGLDTSIIIPWLKENFNNCEVIAVAADVGQGAELNGLEEKAKKTGASKLYIADLKKQLVEDYIWPTLKADAVYEGKYLLGTSFARPLIAKRLVEIAKAEGADAIAHGCTGKGNDQVRFELSIKAFAPDMTIIAPWRIWNIKSRDEEIDYAEAHNVPLNITRETNYSKDKNLWHLSHEGLDLESPANEPKYDKILELGVSPEKAPDKPEYVTISFEKGIPVKVNGEKLCGVDIIAKLNKIGGANGIGIADIVENRLVGMKSRGVYETPGGTILYHAHKKLEEICLDKDTFHYKEGVAQKFAELVYDGKWFTPLREALSAFVDSTQETVTGDVKLKLYKGNIIDAGVTSPYSLYDEEIATFSEDHVYNQADASGFINLFGLPITVQAMKKLKAEKK from the coding sequence ATGGAAAAAGAAATTAAAAAAGTAGTGCTTGCATATTCCGGCGGACTGGACACCTCGATTATCATTCCGTGGCTGAAAGAGAATTTCAACAACTGCGAAGTCATTGCTGTGGCGGCTGACGTTGGGCAGGGCGCAGAACTGAACGGCCTGGAAGAAAAGGCAAAGAAAACAGGCGCCTCGAAGCTCTATATTGCAGACCTCAAAAAACAGCTTGTGGAAGATTACATTTGGCCGACGCTGAAAGCAGACGCCGTTTATGAAGGAAAATATCTGCTCGGCACCTCGTTCGCAAGGCCGCTGATTGCAAAGCGCCTTGTGGAGATTGCCAAGGCCGAGGGCGCCGACGCCATTGCGCACGGCTGCACCGGCAAGGGCAACGACCAGGTGAGATTTGAGCTTAGCATCAAGGCTTTTGCGCCGGACATGACCATCATCGCCCCATGGAGAATCTGGAACATTAAGTCGAGAGACGAAGAAATCGACTATGCCGAGGCGCACAATGTTCCGCTAAACATCACAAGAGAGACCAACTACTCGAAGGACAAGAACCTGTGGCACCTTTCGCACGAAGGCCTCGACCTGGAAAGCCCGGCAAACGAGCCGAAGTATGATAAGATTCTGGAACTCGGCGTTTCGCCGGAGAAGGCTCCCGACAAGCCGGAGTACGTCACCATTTCGTTTGAAAAGGGCATACCGGTCAAGGTAAACGGCGAAAAGCTCTGCGGCGTTGACATCATTGCCAAGCTGAACAAAATCGGCGGGGCAAACGGCATCGGCATCGCGGACATCGTGGAAAACAGGCTCGTTGGCATGAAGTCGAGAGGCGTGTATGAGACCCCGGGCGGCACAATCCTCTACCATGCACACAAGAAGCTCGAGGAAATTTGCCTCGACAAGGACACCTTCCACTATAAAGAGGGCGTTGCCCAGAAGTTCGCCGAGCTTGTCTACGACGGAAAATGGTTCACCCCGCTGCGCGAGGCGCTTTCCGCGTTCGTCGATTCCACGCAGGAGACCGTGACGGGCGACGTGAAGCTCAAACTCTACAAGGGCAACATCATCGACGCAGGGGTCACTTCCCCGTACTCCCTCTATGACGAAGAAATCGCAACCTTCAGCGAAGACCACGTTTACAATCAGGCTGACGCAAGCGGGTTTATCAATCTGTTCGGCCTTCCCATTACCGTGCAGGCGATGAAGAAGCTAAAAGCCGAGAAAAAATAA
- a CDS encoding flavin reductase family protein: MNSFKETDLNSLKFNPFTMINDEWMLLTAGNEQKCNTMTVSWGSLGILWNKPVATVYVRPTRYTLEFLEREDTFSLCVLPKDYRAALNYCGTHSGRDGDKIKAAGLTTVYDNGTPYFSEAKLVLVCKKLYKQDFDPACFIDKSLDAANYPKHDYHKMFIGSIEKVLVKE, from the coding sequence ATGAACAGTTTCAAAGAGACCGACCTGAATTCTCTAAAATTTAACCCCTTCACCATGATTAACGACGAGTGGATGCTTCTCACCGCCGGAAACGAGCAGAAGTGCAACACCATGACGGTAAGCTGGGGCTCCCTCGGCATCTTGTGGAACAAGCCTGTTGCCACCGTATACGTTCGCCCGACCCGCTACACGCTTGAGTTCCTTGAAAGGGAAGACACGTTCTCACTCTGCGTTCTTCCGAAGGATTACCGTGCAGCGCTCAACTACTGCGGAACCCATTCCGGGCGCGACGGCGACAAAATCAAAGCTGCAGGCCTTACGACTGTGTATGACAACGGAACGCCATATTTTAGCGAGGCAAAGCTTGTGCTTGTCTGCAAAAAGCTCTATAAGCAGGACTTTGACCCTGCCTGCTTCATCGACAAAAGCCTCGACGCCGCAAATTACCCGAAGCACGATTACCACAAAATGTTCATCGGCAGCATCGAAAAAGTGCTGGTCAAGGAATAA